In the genome of Urocitellus parryii isolate mUroPar1 chromosome 7, mUroPar1.hap1, whole genome shotgun sequence, the window tgtccatctacaactaagaaaaatagcttaaaaaaagAGTGCCTGACTTCAGAACCTATGAACTATTGCTGTCCATCCACCCCAATCCAACTTTGAGCCCTCCCTTGACTGAAGAAGGTACACAAGTTTTTCTCCCACAAGTTTTCAAAACCTGGTGTTACCTCATAGGGTGTAAGCAGTGGTTTAGAGAAGGCTGTACCCCAGTCAATGGAGAGGCGTGGACACGCCACCTGCACCCACCTGGAGAGGGAAGCCAAGTCACACTGAGAGGGGAAGCATGCTGAAGAACATGATTGTCCCCAATATACCCAACAGTCAATAGGGTTTATTAATCCTAATGTAAAGATTCACCTACCACTATTTAGATGCTGGACACTGTTGcttattttctcctatttcctCCATTGACTATAAACTTTCTGAGGGAAACTCATTTGTAATAGTATTCTAAGGTTGGCCCCGAGGAAGGCCAGGTAGGTAAGGTGGGGAAACTTACACATCTACCTCAGGAAGTAGGTTGAGCTTGCTGGGGAATATCTCAGACAGCAGCAGCCTCACAAAAGGAAGTCCCAAGGCTTGGAGTTGAGATTCCAAGTACTGTTGGGAGAGGAAGGCTGAGTTGGGGTACTCATAATCAAGCAGTCAAAGCTGACTCCCTGGGCCTATAGGTTTTCCCATATGGGTTTCCAGTCAGTCCCTCCTCAAGAGGCCACCCTAAGCCCTCTTACCTCCAAGATTTTAGGACTGCCTTGGCGGCCCAAAGTGCCCAGAATAAGGCCCCAAGATTTGGCGGAGCGGGCAGTGGCTATGGCTTCCTGCCGAGTGGTCTGCATGCGCTGGTGGTCGTAGTGCTCTCTGGATAGGACTTTGCTGTATGGGTCATACCTGTAAAAGAAGCTTGCCAGAATTACTGTGACAGTCACTCCCAGGATTCCTGCTATTTACATGGCTCCCAACTCAGGCCCCAGACAGAACAGGGATTGTCACTGGGACAATCAGTCCCATAGCTGGAGCACGCAAGAGATGGGGAGTATATTAGGATCTCAGTGTGAATCCTAGGCGGGCAAGAGCAGCCCTGGGTCTAATGCCAGATGAAGGACccaagtgcctcagacccttagGACTGAGGCTGGTAAGTGGCTAAGGAATAAGGAAATTTTGGCCCTTTGAGGGCCTCAGGGACAAAGAACTTCACCCCTCAATAACTAGTCAGCCCAGCCCAGCACATACCGGTAAGCAGGGACATTGGGGTTGGCAATCATGACAGACTCCAGATGGAAGCGACCATCTCCAAGATACCTATGGGGTGGAAAAGGCTGTAAGTGTGGCATGGGGTAGCAGGAGAGGCACTCTGGCTTAGAAACACAGGCCTGAATTCTCAGCTAGCTGTTCATGCAGCTATATATAAACTAGACAAGTCGTCATTTTACCTCTTGGGGCCTTGGTTTTCTCTCATGTAAAATAAGAAGCTTGAAGTGGACAACTGTAAGACCATGGTATATAATGCAGAATCAAGAACTGCTCTACCCCAGCCTTCGGAGGAAGAGTAAAAAAGCAGCAGAGGACATGGCAAGGCTTCCCAGGCTCTAGACAGCCTAATTTGGAAGCAGAGGGACACATTCTTCCTGACCAAGCTCAATACAGATGTGGAAAGTAGTGACCAGGGAGTCACATAGGCTATACATGAGATTCCAGAATATACACTGGCTACTCTGCCCAGACCGGCTCTTGGGTCCAGGTACTGAGTGGTAGTAACAGCTATTATTTCTTGGACTTGTGCTTTCTGTGCTCTAGGCCTGGACTAAGTGCCTGATGTGTATGAGCTCACTCAGTTCTATCAAACAATCCTCTAAGATAACTACAGTGTCCGTATTTAACAGAACATACAACTGAGGTTCAAGGATGTTAAGACACTTGCCCAAAGTTATGCAGCTCGTAAGCGAGGTATAACCACAGGCTGTACCAAGCATGCCCTAGAAGATGCTGTCCAACAGTACCTTCCTAGGCCATGCAGATTCCCAGAGCATGGAAGAAAACAGGCCATGGCAGTGATTCTCTCCTTCTTGGAGACCATACCTCATTTTGGTAACTGGTTGACACTGAGAGTGTCCCTCCCTCAATCCACATCTTGAAGCCCCCAAGGGCATCAGCTCAGAGTTATACAGGCCCAGGCACAAGAGTAATGCCCCTCAGTAAGCAGGACTGCCAGGTCTGAGCTGGGAAAGGCCTGGATGTGGACCTGTCTATGGATATGGGTGTCCTGTGTGCATGCAGCAGGCCTGTGGGACAAGCATCCAATGCAAGGGTGGGGCTGAGTCAGtacccctccctccttctccaccATTAGCTAGGAAACAGGGTTCCCCTCCCCAGTCCCAGCCGGGGAAGCTGTCGGCTCTGAGGCTGGCTGCATTCACACAACATTAAGCATTTCCATTACCTAAAATAATTAGGCAGCAGGAGACATGCTGCTCCTGCTTGTTAGCTGTCCGGATGCTAAATTAATGGGGCTGCAGCCTGGGTGTGCCCATCCATCTTCTCCAATTATATTGCCACCATTTCTAGCCCACCCTCCTCCCCCTATCAGACCCTCTGATTCTTGTCCCCCCTCAGGCATAGCCTTCAGCAGTGGAGAGGGACAGAAAACATGAAGGCTATAGCATCCCTATTTGGTCCCATCTTGCAGAGTGACCTTGGGCACACAGGTAAGGAGCTTTAGACCCAGTTTCCTTTTCCTATATGATGAACCTTcctgggtacacacacacacacacacacacacacacacacacatatatatatattagatgaacataatacctttgtttatttatttatttaggtatcagggattgaactcaggggcacttgatcactgagccacatccccagccctattttgtattttacttagagacagggtctcactgagttgcttagcgccttgccactgctgaggctggctttgaactcgagatcctcctgtctcagcctccccagccactgggattatagatgtgccccaccatgcctggctatttattttatgtggtgctgaggatggaaaccagtgcctcacacgtgctaggcaagtgttctaccactgagttacaactccagccccacctgGGTACACTTCTAATGTCTCTATGATGTGGCCCCCAGTTTTACTTACACAATGGCTTCCACCTCCTTTGGCAGTCGGGGGGATGTACAGCCCAGAATCTCCCCAGGAGACAGGGGTTTGCACTGTGGGACAGTCATACGATATTCAGCTTTCAATTCTTGGGCAGCTGACTGTAGGGATGAGGGAAGAAAGCAAGTGGCTAGGGAAGGAGCCAGGGCACCTGTCATGGAGATCCAGAAACAGCCTAGAGAGTGGCTGTCTGTCCCACAGGATGCTGGGGACCTTTGTCCCACTTACCTGCAAAGTTGATACAAACTGAATGGTGCTGACCAGGGCAAGGGCACTGGCTGGGGGAAAGGTGAGGCGGATAGAGTCCAGGAAGTGGGTAGTGTCTATCCGGATGTCCACAAAGACATACAGTACCCGGAAGTCTTGGATAGAGGTGTCCATGGGAACTGAGGGTAAAGAGTTCAGGAAACTGTTTGAAAAGCAGGAAGGACAGAGAACCTGGCTTGGTCCCTGTTTTCTAAGCAGCCAGGACCAGGGTTTCAGCCTGGGAGaatgagaggggagggaaggaaggggtcaCAGGTCCCCTAGAAGCTCCTTCTCTGTCACTCAGGTGGGGGCCCAGCCTGCTCTACCACCAAGAGCCTTTCAAACACCCGCATCTGGGACAGCAGCATGGTTTCCAAGGCAACCATAACCAAAGGAAAGAGACACCTGCAGAGCAGGAAGGCCAAGGCCATCCCAGAAAGTAGGAGGGTCCTCATGACTGCAAGTGGGACAAGAAGGTACTATACTGGAGATCAGTGTGGATCTGGCCTCCCTGCCAGTTTCCATATTTCTTGCCCTGTTATACCAAGGCAGCTGTGGCCATAGT includes:
- the Dph1 gene encoding 2-(3-amino-3-carboxypropyl)histidine synthase subunit 1 isoform X2 — translated: MGWSRSSGRTSRGRLANQIPPEILNNPQLQTAIKVLPSNYNFEIPKTIWRIQQAQAKKVALQMPEGLLLFACTIVDILERFTEAEVMVMGDVTYGACCVDDFTARALGADFLVHYGHSCLVPMDTSIQDFRVLYVFVDIRIDTTHFLDSIRLTFPPASALALVSTIQFVSTLQSAAQELKAEYRMTVPQCKPLSPGEILGCTSPRLPKEVEAIVYLGDGRFHLESVMIANPNVPAYRYDPYSKVLSREHYDHQRMQTTRQEAIATARSAKSWGLILGTLGRQGSPKILEYLESQLQALGLPFVRLLLSEIFPSKLNLLPEVDVWVQVACPRLSIDWGTAFSKPLLTPYEAAVALRNISWQQPYPMDFYAGNSLGLWTVNHRPDLNSQGPSRSASGKVQEVSTLPSPAADCEGCSCRDGVASLAP
- the Dph1 gene encoding 2-(3-amino-3-carboxypropyl)histidine synthase subunit 1 isoform X1: MMEALVGSESAEPGSRNSRGRGRTSRGRLANQIPPEILNNPQLQTAIKVLPSNYNFEIPKTIWRIQQAQAKKVALQMPEGLLLFACTIVDILERFTEAEVMVMGDVTYGACCVDDFTARALGADFLVHYGHSCLVPMDTSIQDFRVLYVFVDIRIDTTHFLDSIRLTFPPASALALVSTIQFVSTLQSAAQELKAEYRMTVPQCKPLSPGEILGCTSPRLPKEVEAIVYLGDGRFHLESVMIANPNVPAYRYDPYSKVLSREHYDHQRMQTTRQEAIATARSAKSWGLILGTLGRQGSPKILEYLESQLQALGLPFVRLLLSEIFPSKLNLLPEVDVWVQVACPRLSIDWGTAFSKPLLTPYEAAVALRNISWQQPYPMDFYAGNSLGLWTVNHRPDLNSQGPSRSASGKVQEVSTLPSPAADCEGCSCRDGVASLAP
- the Dph1 gene encoding 2-(3-amino-3-carboxypropyl)histidine synthase subunit 1 isoform X3; the encoded protein is MPEGLLLFACTIVDILERFTEAEVMVMGDVTYGACCVDDFTARALGADFLVHYGHSCLVPMDTSIQDFRVLYVFVDIRIDTTHFLDSIRLTFPPASALALVSTIQFVSTLQSAAQELKAEYRMTVPQCKPLSPGEILGCTSPRLPKEVEAIVYLGDGRFHLESVMIANPNVPAYRYDPYSKVLSREHYDHQRMQTTRQEAIATARSAKSWGLILGTLGRQGSPKILEYLESQLQALGLPFVRLLLSEIFPSKLNLLPEVDVWVQVACPRLSIDWGTAFSKPLLTPYEAAVALRNISWQQPYPMDFYAGNSLGLWTVNHRPDLNSQGPSRSASGKVQEVSTLPSPAADCEGCSCRDGVASLAP